A region from the Gossypium hirsutum isolate 1008001.06 chromosome A08, Gossypium_hirsutum_v2.1, whole genome shotgun sequence genome encodes:
- the LOC107920718 gene encoding uncharacterized protein, with the protein MQRQSLGSPSSKLRIHGGEESSVSEDQKRQVIIDDDDSKDIRPRRLSFSPTSSLTSPPKPEKFIHLIPLLTLLCFLILYLNSHSPSQSDLAEFNGFKHPSKHSDSTAIGHVDHFIDSRRGDVLGIRSLKNLQELDKNVSKSRLHRKIADF; encoded by the exons ATGCAGAGACAATCCTTAGGTTCGCCAAGCTCCAAACTTCGCATCCATGGCGGAGAAGAGAGTTCCGTCTCCGAAGATCAGAAACGCCAAGTAATCATCGATGATGATGACAGCAAAGACATCAGGCCTCGTCGATTGTCCTTCTCTCCAACGTCGTCGTTGACATCGCCTCCTAAGCCTGAGAAGTTCATTCACTTAATTCCTCTTCTCACTCTCCTTTGCTTCCTCATTCTTTATCTAAATTCTCACAGTCCTTCACAATCTG ATTTGGCTGAATTTAATGGATTTAAGCATCCCTCAAAGCATTCAG ACTCAACTGCAATCGGCCATGTTGACCATTTTATTGATTCTCGGAGAGGCGATGTTTTGGGGATTCGAAGCCTAAAGAACTTGCAAGAACTTGATAAAAACGTCTCAAAATCTCGCCTCCACAGGAAAATAGCTGATTTCTAG
- the LOC107920790 gene encoding protein PPP4R3C, whose protein sequence is MPTGPPSASCSTNPSAASPSVSTATTNRDHICNVQRNIHFSSLNSETFHSMNSELRELPAVELSTLAIILKTVTESGIADQMRLTELILNDQDFFQKLMELFRICEDLENMDGLHMIFKIVKGIILLNSAQIFEKIFGDELIMDIIGSLE, encoded by the exons ATGCCGACCGGACCACCTAGTGCATCGTGCTCGACTAACCCCTCTGCTGCGTCGCCGTCGGTCTCTACTGCCACAACCAATCG GGACCACATCTGTAATGTGCAACGAAATATACATTTCAGTTCTCTCAACA GTGAAACATTTCACTCAATGAATAGTGAGTTGAGGGAGTTGCCAGCTGTGGAGCTTTCTACTCTCGCAATAATCCTCAAG ACTGTGACTGAGAGTGGCATTGCTGATCAGATGCGGCTGACAGAACTAATATTGAATGAT CAAGATTTCTTCCAGAAGCTGATGGAGCTATTCAGAATTTGTGAAGACTTGGAAAATATGGATGGTCTTCACATGATATTTAAAATAGTCAAGGGGATAA TTTTGCTCAATAGTGctcaaatttttgagaaaatatttggaGACGAATTGATCATGGATATTATTGGTTCTCTTGAAT GA
- the LOC107920635 gene encoding uncharacterized protein, which translates to MVLWEITLGTAYFLGLKRTYRLALKIQRRIISPKRPRIRQFVHRRTRAVFDIALKVHQNIQQRDLEVGRNLGNWILRWLDKMKPSAQIRPPSHQKPHHGTGSANMNITKQVNNSSKTPRSLQTPRNGEADRRLFSSSTYMLSKSLPTIAMMIRPPKAAGNMTQYRHLSINGPHTLRLNYTRGEGVIRKDIMQWMLHN; encoded by the exons ATGGTGTTGTGGGAGATCACATTGGGGACGGCTTATTTCTTGGGGCTTAAACGAACTTACAGGCTTGCTTTGAAGATTCAGCGTCGGATTATTAGCCCTAAGCGTCCCAGGATTCGACAATTTGTTCACAG ACGAACACGTGCTGTATTTGACATAGCACTCAAGGTTCACCAGAATATACAACAGAGAGACTTGGAAGTTGGTAGGAACCTTGGTAACTGGATCCTCCGCTGGCTTGACAAAATGAAACCTTCTGCTCAAATCCGACCTCCAAGCCACCAGAAACCCCACCATGGTACTGGCAGTGCAAATATGAACATCACAAAGCAAGTGAATAACTCATCAAAAACTCCTAGAAGCTTGCAGACACCACGAAATGGTGAAGCTGATAGACGTCTTTTTAGTTCATCAACGTATATGCTGTCTAAATCCCTCCCTACAATTGCAATGATGATTCGGCCACCAAAGGCCGCTGGAAACATGACTCAGTACAGGCATTTGAGCATCAATGGACCTCACACACTGAGGTTGAACTACACACGAGGCGAAGGAGTTATTAGAAAGGATATAATGCAATGGATGCTGCACAACTGA
- the LOC107918656 gene encoding probable calcium-binding protein CML11, producing the protein MKMGDKQPTKLDEEQMAQLREIFSSFDRNNDGSLTQLELGSLLRSLGLKPSLDQVEDLIQKADSNNNGLIEFSEFVAMLAPELQPEKSPYSEEQLKQLFKMFDRDGNGFITAAELAQTMAKLGHALTVEELTGMIKEADADGDGRISFDEFSRAITSAAFQNNSWA; encoded by the coding sequence ATGAAAATGGGGGACAAGCAACCAACGAAGCTAGATGAGGAGCAAATGGCTCAACTACGAGAAATATTTTCTTCTTTCGATCGGAACAACGATGGTAGCTTAACACAGCTGGAACTGGGGTCGCTGTTGCGGTCCTTGGGACTAAAACCGAGCCTTGACCAGGTGGAAGACCTTATACAAAAGGCTGATTCCAATAACAATGGGCTGATCGAATTCTCGGAGTTTGTGGCTATGTTGGCTCCGGAGCTGCAGCCGGAGAAGTCACCGTACAGCGAGGAACAATTGAAGCAGCTGTTTAAGATGTTTGACAGGGATGGTAATGGTTTTATCACTGCTGCCGAGTTAGCACAGACAATGGCCAAACTTGGACATGCATTGACTGTAGAGGAGTTGACAGGGATGATCAAAGAAGCCGATGCGGATGGTGATGGGAGGATCAGTTTCGACGAGTTCTCTCGGGCCATTACTTCCGCTGCTTTTCAAAATAATTCTTGGGCTTGA